The region CCTATGCCCTGACCATCGCCGATCATCTGGACCGCATGGGCCTGGGCGCCGACAGTCTCAAATTGCGCGTCGGCCTCTTCGGCGCCGAGCCCTGGAGCGAGGAGATGCGCCGCGAGATCGAAGCGCGGCTGGGCATTCTCGCCACCGATAATTTCGGTCTTTCGGAAGTCATGGGACCCGGGGTGGCGGGCGAGTGCGAATACAAGTGCGGCATGCACATTTTCGAGGATCATTTCATCCCCGAAATCATCGACCCAGCGACCTGCGAGGTGCTGCCGCCCGGTTCCGTCGGCGAGTTGGTGCTCACCACCCTCACCAAGGAAGCCTTCCCCATGATCCGCTACCGCACCCGCGACATCACGCGGCTGCATTACGACACCTGCCGCTGCGGACGCACCATGGCGCGCATGGAAAAAACCCGCGGCCGCTCCGACGACATGCTCATCGTCAAGGGCGTCAATGTTTTTCCGACGCAGATCGAGGAGGTGCTGTTCCAGGTGGAGGGCTGCGAGCCCCATTACCAACTGGTGCTCGACCGCGAAGGGCACATGGACACCCTGGAAGTGCAGGTCGAGGTCAACGAAACCATCTTTTTTGACGAGATGAAAAAGCAGCGTGAATTCGTGGGGATGGTTGAAAAGCGCCTCGCCGCGACCCTAGGTCTTCGCGCCAAGGTGAAACTGGTGGAGCCTGCCTCCATTCCCCGTCACGAAGGCAAGGCCAAGCGCGTCATCGATCGCCGCAAACCCTGATAACAAGTGAAATTTACAAGTTTTTTTTGTTTTTCCCGGGGGGATTTTTCTGCTTGACATTTACCCCCGATTCCAACATAATCCCGACGCATTGGTTGACGGGGCGTAGCGCAGCCTGGTAGCGCACCAGCATGGGGTGCTGGGGGTCGGAGGTTCAAATCCTCTCGCCCCGACCAATAAAAAACACAAAAGCCGTTCCTCCGGGAGCGGCTTTTGTGTTTCGCGGCGAAAAATGGTTTCCTGGTCGCGCTCCATCTCTTACTTGTTCTTTGTGATGCCCTGAGCACCGCCGATTGAGATTGGTTCCGAAAGGGCAACCCTGGTCAGCGAATGAAGTTCATATAGGTCTTGGCTTCGCGTTCCGGCGCCGGGATGGTTGCCTTGCCCTGGTCCACCAGTTTCAGCAGCCATGCCATGTTTTTCCCCAAGACCCGCATGATCTGGCGGCCCTCTTCGTCCTGGGCAACTTCGCCGGGGCGGGCGCCGTGGATGACGTTCCAGTAGTTGGAGGTTGCAAGGAGCATCTCGGCGTAACACAGATAATTGTTCAACTGATCGAAGGTCGGCAACCCCCCGGAGCGTCGGACCGCCACCACCGCCGCGCCGACCTTGTGGCGCAGCATCCCGTTGTTGACGCTGGTCACGTAAAAAGCCCGGTCAAGAAATGACTTCATGGTTCCGCCGATGGCCGAGAAATGGACTGGTGAGCCGAGCAGGATGCCGTCGGCGCCTTTCATCTTCTGAATCCAGTCATTGACTTCGTCGCCGGGCAGAACGCATTGCTCATTTTTGTTCTTGATGCATTGGCCGCAGGCGATGCATCCCCGCACGGCATTGCTGCCCACCTGGACGATTTCCGTGCGGATCCCCGCCATGTCCAGTTCCTCGATGACCATGCGCAGGGCCTGATAGGTATTTCCTTCCAGGCGAGGGCTGCCGTTGAACGCGACGACTTTCATAGTCTAATTCTCCAGTTTCTGAGGATGTCCGGTGGCGGGCGCAGGGCTTTCGCTTGCGGCAAACACCGCGGTCGAATTGCGTTCGGCGGTGCGAGCGTTCCGGTGAAACACCCAATCCATGACTTGCGGCGTTTCTTCCCAACGTTTGGGGGAGTTGAGCAGAACGACCAGAACCTGCTCCGTGCCGCGTTCGGCCAGGGCGATGAGGCAGGGTCCGGCTTTGCTGGTATAGCCGGTTTTAACCCCCATGAGTCCATCGTAGTGCCCCAAGAGTTTGTTGCTGTTTTTGATGTCCCAGGTGCGCTCGCCATTGAGGGTCTGGATCTGGAGTTCCTCCATGGACACCAGGTTTCGGAATACCTTGTTGTGCATGGCGTACTCGGTGAGGCGGGCCAGGTCGGCGGCGGTGGAATAATGCTGCGGGTGATCCCAGCCGCTGGCATTCTGGAAGCGGGTATTGGTCAAGCCCAACTCGGCGGCGCGCCGGTTCATCAGGGTAACGAATTTCTCCTGGCTGCCCGCGATGTGACAGGCCAGGGCATGGGCGGCGTCGTTGGCCGAACGAATCAGCAGCGCGGCCAGCAGATCGCCGACGTAGAGTTGATCGCCTTCATGCAATTGCAGGCGACTGCCCAACTCCGCGGCGGCGGAGGCGGAAACGCGCACCACGGCATCCAGATCAGCCTGCTCGAGGACGATGAGAGATGTCATGACCTTGGTGAGGCTCGCGGGCGGCAGACGTTTGTCGGCCTGGTGCGACCAAACCACCTGATTCCCCGTTTTGACCAGGGCCGCGGTCGCGGTCACCGGAAAGGGTCCCGAGGCAAACGCCGTCGGGATGGCGAAAATAAGGGCTGCCGCCAAAAAGAGCAGGGCGCGAAACTTCATGGAATCTACCTCCGTGGAGCCGATCGGACGGAACGATAATTCAGGGTTGCGGAACAAGACGGCTATTTCGATCCAAGAGTGGACAATATATAATATTTCTTTAAAATCCTGCAAATTTTTCCTGGGGAGATTCATGAAGGTTAAGAAAATCGAGGTCGCCTGCGCCATCATTGAACAGGATGGGCGCGTCATGGCGGCGCAACGCAGTGAAACCATGAGCCTGCCCCTTAAGTGGGAATTTCCCGGTGGAAAGATCGAGGCGCGTGAAAACCCTCAAATTTGCCTGGAGCGAGAACTCTGGGAGGAATTGCGGATCAGGGTTGAGGTGCTGGCCGAGTTGCCGCCCTCGGATTGGTGCTATCCTGACTTTTTCATCACCTTGCATCCTTTTGTATGCCGGATCCAAAGCGGCACCATTCAGCTCACCGAACACAAGGCGATTGATTGGGTGCGGCCCGCGGATTTGTGGCGGCTCGATTGGGCGGCCGCCGACGGACCGGTTCTGGAGAATTACCGGCGCTATCGGGCTCAGGAATTGCCGAGGGGTTGAGGGACAAACTCGAGAACGGGCCGGCCATCCGTTCCCAGGCGAACTTGCAGGGAACCCAGCCACCGGGAATCGTCCTGTCGGGGATAGTCGCTGCGATAGTGCGCTCCGCGGCTCTCGCGACGGGCAAGGGCGGATTCCAAAAACAAACGGCCGACGAGCAGCAGGTTGCGGGCGCAAAACCAGCGCGCCGAGACTACGCCTTGCGGCAACGCCTTGAATTGCGCGTCCAGATCGGCAATCTCCTTGAGCCCCTGACGTAATCCGGATGCACAGCGCACCAACCCGCCATGCCGCCAGAGAACGCGGCCGGTTTGCGCGATGAAAAATTCCGTGTCCGGGTGGGCCGCCCCGCATTGCGGCGGGGGGAAGGCTTGGGTCAGGTCAAATCCCGCGGGTTGCACACTGGCCGCGGAACGCCCGGCGATCCGGCCGAAGACAACCGCTTCCATGAGGGCGTTGCCGGCCAGACGATTGGCGCCATGCAGTCCACCGGTCACCTCGCCGGCGGCATAGAGGCCGGGGAGGGTGGTGGCGGCCGTTTCACCGATGCACACGCCGCCCATCAGAAAATGAACGCTGGGGCCGACGATGACGGGGGTCCGTGAGAGGTCGCAGCCATGGCGGGAGAGCAGGGTCCACAGGGCCCGGTAGCGGGTCTGGGCGACATCGGGCGCAACCCCGCGGAGGTCGAGAAAAACGCCCCCGCCGCTGCCGCGTCCCTCGCGGACTTCCTGATCGATGGCGCGGGCCATGGTGTCGCGGGTCACGCCGGCCTCACCCTCGGGGCAGAGCCTGAGGAGAAGCCGCTCGCCGCATTGATTACGCAAGACCGCGCCGTCGCTGAACAGGGTGGTGGGAAAGACGATGCGGGCGGGAGCGATGCCCATGATGGGGTGAAACTGGACAAATTCCAGATCGCACAGCGCCGCTCCGGCCTGATAGGCCAAGGCCAGACCATCGGCGGTGAGGTCGCGGGTATTGTTGGTTTTGGCGAAAAGCCGCCCGCCGCCTCCGCTGGCCAAGACCGCGGAATGCGCCTGGATCAGCAGGATCCGCCCATTTTCAGCCAGCGCCAGGGCGCCGCGAACTCGACCGGCGTCAAGACAGAGGTCAACCACGCAGGCGTTGTCCCAAATTACCACCCCCAATTGTTTGGCGACTGCCAGCAGGGGCAAGGAAAGACCCAATCCCGAGATCTGGGCGGGATGATCGCCGCCGTCGGCGGTCAGGGTGCGCGGACGGCCGTGGCCGGGATTGGCTTGGATGAGATGCCGGTCCTCGCGACGCAGGAATTTTACGCCACAGTCCTCGAGAAATCGGATTCCCGAGGGCGAATCCGCCGCCAGGCGCCGGGCCAGGGAAGGGTCGCC is a window of Geoalkalibacter sp. DNA encoding:
- a CDS encoding (deoxy)nucleoside triphosphate pyrophosphohydrolase; its protein translation is MKVKKIEVACAIIEQDGRVMAAQRSETMSLPLKWEFPGGKIEARENPQICLERELWEELRIRVEVLAELPPSDWCYPDFFITLHPFVCRIQSGTIQLTEHKAIDWVRPADLWRLDWAAADGPVLENYRRYRAQELPRG
- a CDS encoding D-alanyl-D-alanine carboxypeptidase family protein — protein: MKFRALLFLAAALIFAIPTAFASGPFPVTATAALVKTGNQVVWSHQADKRLPPASLTKVMTSLIVLEQADLDAVVRVSASAAAELGSRLQLHEGDQLYVGDLLAALLIRSANDAAHALACHIAGSQEKFVTLMNRRAAELGLTNTRFQNASGWDHPQHYSTAADLARLTEYAMHNKVFRNLVSMEELQIQTLNGERTWDIKNSNKLLGHYDGLMGVKTGYTSKAGPCLIALAERGTEQVLVVLLNSPKRWEETPQVMDWVFHRNARTAERNSTAVFAASESPAPATGHPQKLEN
- a CDS encoding L-aspartate oxidase — encoded protein: MEKIKTEVLIIGGGLAGLSAAIEARRAGREVLLLCKSRAGRSGSTIMAANNISALADPAQDCVELFAADILRGGRGLGDPSLARRLAADSPSGIRFLEDCGVKFLRREDRHLIQANPGHGRPRTLTADGGDHPAQISGLGLSLPLLAVAKQLGVVIWDNACVVDLCLDAGRVRGALALAENGRILLIQAHSAVLASGGGGRLFAKTNNTRDLTADGLALAYQAGAALCDLEFVQFHPIMGIAPARIVFPTTLFSDGAVLRNQCGERLLLRLCPEGEAGVTRDTMARAIDQEVREGRGSGGGVFLDLRGVAPDVAQTRYRALWTLLSRHGCDLSRTPVIVGPSVHFLMGGVCIGETAATTLPGLYAAGEVTGGLHGANRLAGNALMEAVVFGRIAGRSAASVQPAGFDLTQAFPPPQCGAAHPDTEFFIAQTGRVLWRHGGLVRCASGLRQGLKEIADLDAQFKALPQGVVSARWFCARNLLLVGRLFLESALARRESRGAHYRSDYPRQDDSRWLGSLQVRLGTDGRPVLEFVPQPLGNS
- a CDS encoding flavodoxin family protein → MKVVAFNGSPRLEGNTYQALRMVIEELDMAGIRTEIVQVGSNAVRGCIACGQCIKNKNEQCVLPGDEVNDWIQKMKGADGILLGSPVHFSAIGGTMKSFLDRAFYVTSVNNGMLRHKVGAAVVAVRRSGGLPTFDQLNNYLCYAEMLLATSNYWNVIHGARPGEVAQDEEGRQIMRVLGKNMAWLLKLVDQGKATIPAPEREAKTYMNFIR
- a CDS encoding phenylacetate--CoA ligase family protein; its protein translation is MRIWDPDRECMGRDQLTALQFEQLRTTLERAYRNVPCYQKKFLDAGVSAKDLRQLSDLARFPFTTKEDLRLNYPYGMFAVPLREVVRIHSSSGTTGKPTVVGYTRNDLNNWTELVARMMTAAGVTADDIVHIAFGYGLFTGAFGLHYGAERIGASVIPISSGNTEKQIMIMQDYQSSALVCTPSYALTIADHLDRMGLGADSLKLRVGLFGAEPWSEEMRREIEARLGILATDNFGLSEVMGPGVAGECEYKCGMHIFEDHFIPEIIDPATCEVLPPGSVGELVLTTLTKEAFPMIRYRTRDITRLHYDTCRCGRTMARMEKTRGRSDDMLIVKGVNVFPTQIEEVLFQVEGCEPHYQLVLDREGHMDTLEVQVEVNETIFFDEMKKQREFVGMVEKRLAATLGLRAKVKLVEPASIPRHEGKAKRVIDRRKP